One Peromyscus leucopus breed LL Stock chromosome 4, UCI_PerLeu_2.1, whole genome shotgun sequence genomic region harbors:
- the Plagl2 gene encoding zinc finger protein PLAGL2 isoform X2 — translation MATHSAQKPHQCMYCDKMFHRKDHLRNHLQTHDPNKEALHCSECGKNYNTKLGYRRHLAMHAASSGDLSCKVCLQTFESTQALLEHLKAHSRRVAGGAKEKKHPCDHCDRRFYTRKDVRRHLVVHTGRKDFLCQYCAQRFGRKDHLTRHVKKSHSQELLKIKTEPVDMLGLLSCSSAVSVKEELSPVLCMASRDVMGAKAFPGMLPMGMYGAHIPTMPSAGVPHSLVHNTLPMGMSYPLESSPISSSAQLPPKYQLGSTSYLPDKLPKVEVDSFLAELPGSLSLSSAEPQPASPQPAAAAAAAALLDEALLTKSPANLSEALCAANMDFSHLLGFLPLNLPPCNPPGATGGLVMGYSQAEAQPLLTTLQAQPQDSPGAGGPLNFGPLHSLPPVFTSGLSTTTLPRFHQAFQ, via the coding sequence ATGGCCACCCACTCGGCCCAGAAACCCCACCAGTGCATGTACTGTGACAAGATGTTTCACCGAAAGGACCATCTGCGGAACCACTTGCAGACCCACGACCCCAACAAGGAGGCCCTCCACTGCTCTGAGTGCGGTAAGAATTACAATACAAAGCTGGGTTACCGCCGCCACCTGGCCATGCATGCTGCCAGCAGTGGTGATCTCAGCTGCAAGGTGTGCCTGCAGACCTTTGAGAGTACCCAGGCCCTATTGGAGCACCTGAAGGCTCACTCACGCCGGGTAGCAGGAGGTGCCAAGGAGAAGAAGCACCCCTGTGATCACTGTGACCGGCGGTTCTATACTCGGAAGGATGTTCGACGGCACCTAGTGGTGCACACTGGTCGTAAAGACTTCCTGTGCCAGTACTGTGCCCAGAGGTTTGGCCGCAAGGATCACCTGACACGGCATGTCAAGAAGAGCCACTCACAGGAGCTGCTCAAGATCAAGACAGAGCCAGTGGATATGTTAGGCTTACTCAGCTGTAGCTCCGCAGTCAGTGTGAAGGAAGAGCTGAGCCCTGTGCTCTGCATGGCCTCTCGGGACGTGATGGGGGCCAAGGCCTTCCCTGGCATGTTGCCCATGGGTATGTATGGTGCCCACATCCCTACCATGCCCAGTGCGGGCGTGCCACACTCCCTGGTGCACAACACGCTGCCCATGGGTATGAGCTACCCTCTGGAATCTTCTCCGATCTCCTCCTCAGCTCAGCTCCCTCCAAAATACCAGCTTGGATCTACCTCATACTTGCCTGATAAACTGCCCAAAGTGGAGGTGGATAGTTTTCTGGCAGAGCTTCCTGGAAGTCTGTCTCTCTCATCAGCTGAACCCCAGCCCGCCTCACCtcagccggcggcggcggcggcagctgcaGCCCTCCTAGACGAAGCCCTGCTCACCAAGAGTCCCGCCAACCTTTCTGAGGCCCTCTGCGCTGCTAATATGGACTTCTCTCACTTACTGGGCTTCCTTCCACTCAACCTACCCCCATGTAACCCGCCAGGGGCCACAGGAGGCTTGGTCATGGGCTACTCCCAAGCTGAGGCACAGCCTCTGCTCACCACTCTGCAAGCTCAGCCTcaagattcccctggagctgggggacCCCTGAACTTTGGGCCTCTGCACTCCTtgcctcctgtcttcacctctggCCTGAGTACCACCACCCTGCCTCGTTTCCACCAAGCATTCCAGTAG